One part of the Saprospiraceae bacterium genome encodes these proteins:
- a CDS encoding DUF1501 domain-containing protein: MKRRTFLQVSSLATVPMLINGIPVSAVARNSFLDFVSPENDKILVLIQMTGGNDGLNMVLPLDQYSNLAIARSKIMIKESLGLKLRDDLALHPSMTSLKSLFDAAKVKLIQSVGYPNQNRSHFRSTDIWTSGSSAEQVETTGWLGRYYVQNHADYPTGYPSAQVPDPLAITIGSLVSQTCQGPIANFSLAINDPATLAQIAEPAFPSSIPATNYGNELKYLMETLKQTNDYTDVIKDAFTNAGGTIATTGNRLLDQLNIVAQLIKGGMKTKVYVVQVGGFDTHANQCDPADHEIGVHADLLKQVSDAIAGFQTEIEKSGNQKRVLGMTFSEFGRRIKANDSTGCDHGSAAPMFLFGNCVNPGILGNNPTINASVTNDEGVAMQYDFRSVYASILIDWFEVEPAVVSQILFKDFQKLPVIEGCSPTSVSDYDRDFALSFEAYPNPAQESTQIKFESNDEYIRVTVFDSIGSEIKVLQSGRMLRGAHVIDMDLSDLQSGNYFIRIASESAQKTKALIKL, from the coding sequence ATGAAAAGAAGGACCTTTCTTCAGGTAAGTTCACTGGCCACTGTGCCCATGCTTATAAATGGTATTCCAGTTAGTGCTGTAGCCAGAAATTCATTTTTAGATTTTGTAAGTCCGGAAAATGACAAAATCCTGGTATTAATTCAAATGACTGGAGGTAATGATGGTTTAAATATGGTGTTACCATTAGATCAATATTCAAATTTAGCAATTGCGAGAAGTAAAATAATGATCAAAGAAAGTCTTGGTCTAAAATTGCGGGATGATCTTGCTTTGCACCCTTCGATGACAAGTCTAAAGAGTTTGTTTGATGCTGCTAAAGTTAAATTGATTCAATCTGTTGGTTATCCTAATCAAAATAGATCGCATTTTAGATCAACAGATATTTGGACTTCAGGATCCAGTGCAGAACAAGTAGAAACTACAGGATGGCTAGGTAGATATTATGTGCAAAATCATGCAGATTATCCTACCGGATATCCTAGCGCTCAAGTTCCAGACCCTCTGGCAATAACTATAGGTTCGTTGGTTTCCCAAACTTGCCAGGGGCCAATAGCAAATTTTAGTCTTGCGATTAATGATCCTGCAACTTTAGCACAGATAGCCGAACCTGCATTTCCTTCATCAATTCCAGCAACTAATTATGGAAATGAGTTGAAATATTTGATGGAAACATTAAAGCAAACAAATGATTATACAGATGTTATAAAAGATGCTTTTACAAATGCTGGAGGTACCATTGCCACAACTGGGAATCGGCTCTTAGATCAACTAAATATTGTTGCTCAATTGATTAAAGGGGGCATGAAAACCAAAGTGTATGTAGTTCAAGTAGGAGGATTTGATACGCATGCAAATCAATGTGATCCTGCGGATCATGAAATTGGTGTCCATGCTGATTTATTAAAACAAGTATCTGATGCAATTGCTGGTTTCCAAACTGAAATCGAAAAATCTGGAAATCAAAAAAGAGTGCTTGGTATGACATTTTCTGAGTTCGGAAGACGTATCAAAGCAAATGATTCTACAGGTTGTGATCATGGTTCTGCTGCACCAATGTTTTTATTTGGTAATTGTGTAAATCCAGGGATTCTTGGTAATAATCCAACAATTAATGCAAGTGTAACAAATGATGAAGGCGTAGCAATGCAATATGACTTTAGATCTGTCTATGCTTCTATATTGATAGATTGGTTCGAAGTAGAACCAGCAGTCGTAAGTCAGATTTTATTTAAAGATTTTCAGAAATTACCGGTAATCGAAGGATGCTCACCTACATCAGTAAGCGATTACGATAGGGATTTTGCATTAAGTTTTGAGGCTTATCCTAATCCAGCTCAAGAATCTACACAGATTAAATTTGAAAGTAACGATGAGTATATTAGGGTCACCGTATTTGATAGTATTGGTTCTGAAATCAAAGTCTTACAATCTGGTAGAATGCTGAGGGGAGCTCATGTAATTGATATGGATCTATCTGATTTACAAAGCGGAAATTATTTTATCCGAATTGCTTCAGAAAGTGCCCAGAAAACAAAAGCGCTTATAAAATTATAG
- a CDS encoding DUF1800 domain-containing protein — MDRRTTIRKFLGVETAATVGNRLQEDSLPLGAGLSPYAGTWNYANAAHLLRRAMFGPSHDQILQAVSDGLDKTLDKLLQSQALPPAPVIYTDTPDDPDLNKGDVWVRAKLNPGIQANVQSKQNSLTAWLMEQIFNENVSLIEKMTLFWHNHFVVSEVYDPRYNYEYISLLRSNCLGNFKALTELITVDKAMLVYLNGVQNTKIAPNENFARELMELFTLGKGELAGPGDYTTFTEIDVLAFAKALTGWVIKSDRQNESFYPYADFNPNLHDTTVKLLSARFPGISISNGGKDEYKQVINAIFTKPEAATFICRKLYRYFVYYKVNASIETDIVNGLADILTANNFDIAPVVRALLASDHFYTQEALGAMIRPPYEFVFNTLKTMKFKPPTDLEEKYNVFLYLYRGTMGMQQVYFDIPSVAGWTPYYQEPSFHEIWVNSVTLPIRNTFTSGMATKTVRIRNANGLFGLDLVAYVSAFSNPADATKLISDITTHLLPQTIFQNQLDFLKNKLLGTNTEAQWATMWNNYSSNPTNAQAKTVVETRLKPLFVSLLSMPEYYLS; from the coding sequence ATGGATAGAAGGACCACAATTAGAAAATTCCTCGGAGTAGAGACTGCCGCTACAGTTGGCAATCGGTTACAGGAAGATTCTTTGCCCTTGGGTGCAGGGTTAAGCCCATATGCCGGTACTTGGAACTATGCAAACGCCGCTCATTTATTGCGCAGAGCTATGTTTGGCCCAAGTCACGACCAGATTTTACAGGCTGTTTCAGATGGTCTGGATAAAACACTTGACAAATTGCTTCAGTCACAAGCTTTGCCACCCGCACCAGTAATTTATACGGATACCCCGGATGATCCTGATCTAAATAAAGGGGATGTTTGGGTAAGAGCTAAATTGAATCCAGGAATTCAAGCAAATGTCCAATCAAAGCAGAATTCTTTAACAGCTTGGCTTATGGAGCAAATTTTCAATGAAAACGTTTCATTAATTGAAAAAATGACTTTGTTCTGGCATAATCATTTTGTGGTTTCTGAAGTTTATGATCCTCGTTACAATTATGAATATATTTCTTTGCTTAGATCCAATTGCCTAGGAAATTTTAAAGCACTAACAGAACTTATAACCGTTGATAAAGCCATGCTGGTTTATCTAAATGGGGTTCAAAATACGAAAATAGCTCCTAATGAGAATTTTGCCAGAGAATTAATGGAGTTATTTACTTTAGGAAAAGGGGAGTTAGCAGGCCCTGGAGATTATACCACATTTACGGAAATAGATGTATTAGCTTTTGCGAAAGCACTTACGGGTTGGGTAATTAAATCAGACAGACAAAATGAATCTTTTTACCCTTATGCTGATTTTAATCCTAACCTTCATGATACGACCGTAAAACTATTATCTGCAAGATTTCCTGGTATCAGTATTTCTAATGGAGGTAAGGATGAATACAAGCAAGTAATTAATGCAATTTTTACAAAACCAGAAGCTGCGACTTTTATTTGCAGAAAATTGTATCGTTATTTTGTATATTATAAAGTAAATGCAAGTATTGAAACAGATATCGTAAATGGACTTGCGGATATTTTAACTGCAAACAACTTTGATATTGCGCCTGTAGTTCGGGCATTACTTGCCAGCGATCATTTCTATACTCAAGAGGCATTGGGCGCTATGATTCGCCCTCCGTATGAGTTTGTGTTTAATACTTTAAAAACAATGAAGTTTAAGCCGCCCACTGATCTTGAGGAAAAATATAATGTATTCCTCTATTTATACCGTGGTACTATGGGTATGCAACAAGTGTATTTTGATATTCCAAGTGTAGCTGGATGGACTCCTTATTATCAAGAGCCAAGTTTTCATGAAATTTGGGTAAATTCTGTAACCCTTCCAATCCGCAATACATTCACATCCGGAATGGCTACTAAAACAGTTCGAATAAGAAATGCAAATGGACTCTTTGGATTAGACCTTGTTGCATATGTTAGTGCATTCTCAAATCCTGCGGATGCAACGAAGTTAATATCAGACATTACCACACATTTGTTGCCTCAAACTATTTTTCAAAATCAATTAGATTTTTTAAAAAATAAATTATTAGGCACCAATACGGAAGCTCAATGGGCTACGATGTGGAATAATTACAGTTCAAATCCAACAAATGCACAAGCAAAAACAGTCGTTGAAACAAGGCTTAAACCGCTGTTTGTGTCCTTATTATCTATGCCTGAATATTATTTAAGTTAA
- a CDS encoding NAD(P)/FAD-dependent oxidoreductase produces MKIVTDIAIIGAGPCGLFAVFEAGLLKMRCHLIDYLAVPGGQLAEIYPKKPIYDIPGYPEILAKDLVDNLMKQIEPFHPGFTLGERAENIIKLEDSSFEITTNLNTTINAKVIAIAGGLGCFEPRKPEIENIEYYENRGIDYIIKDPIKYQNKRVIIAGGGDSALDWCIYLANLTSDLTLVHRRSEFRAAPESVSKIEQLVAEKKLKLYLSSELEKINGLHKLESITIKTKESEVILETDYLIPLFGLSPKLGPIANWGLNVDKNAIDVNTLDYSTNIDGIYAIGDINSYSGKLKLILCGFHEATLMMQSAYKIVNKGKKPSFKYTTVTGINSI; encoded by the coding sequence ATGAAAATTGTAACAGACATCGCTATTATTGGTGCCGGACCTTGCGGATTATTTGCAGTTTTTGAAGCTGGATTACTTAAAATGCGTTGTCATTTGATTGATTATCTGGCTGTTCCCGGTGGACAATTAGCCGAAATTTATCCTAAAAAACCAATTTATGATATCCCTGGATATCCAGAAATATTAGCAAAAGACTTGGTAGATAATTTAATGAAACAAATAGAACCATTTCATCCAGGCTTTACACTTGGTGAGCGTGCAGAGAACATTATTAAATTAGAAGATAGTTCCTTTGAAATAACAACAAATTTAAACACTACAATTAACGCAAAAGTAATTGCTATTGCAGGTGGACTTGGATGTTTTGAACCGCGAAAGCCTGAAATTGAGAATATAGAATACTATGAAAATAGGGGTATCGATTATATTATCAAGGATCCAATTAAATATCAAAATAAAAGAGTAATTATTGCAGGAGGAGGAGATTCAGCTCTCGACTGGTGTATTTATTTGGCAAATTTAACATCAGACCTAACATTAGTACATCGACGTTCTGAATTCAGAGCAGCACCAGAATCGGTTTCGAAAATCGAACAATTAGTAGCTGAAAAAAAACTAAAACTTTACCTTAGTTCTGAACTTGAAAAAATTAATGGCTTGCATAAATTAGAGTCAATAACAATAAAAACAAAAGAATCAGAAGTTATACTAGAAACTGATTATCTAATTCCCTTGTTTGGATTAAGTCCGAAACTTGGCCCGATAGCAAATTGGGGTCTCAATGTAGATAAAAATGCTATCGATGTTAATACTTTAGATTATAGTACAAATATTGATGGTATTTATGCAATCGGTGATATTAATAGTTATTCTGGAAAATTAAAACTTATATTATGTGGATTTCATGAAGCAACATTAATGATGCAATCTGCATATAAAATTGTAAACAAAGGAAAAAAACCAAGCTTTAAATACACTACTGTGACTGGAATAAATAGTATTTAA
- a CDS encoding 2Fe-2S iron-sulfur cluster binding domain-containing protein gives MEFINIYIRDRSKTDHIIELPNDPAYSLMEMLRAAELPILGTCGGMALCASCHIYILSSHKLPNKNNAEEQLLDSLINSKENSRLACQLHIHESLDQLIIEIAEL, from the coding sequence ATGGAGTTTATAAATATTTATATTCGCGATAGAAGTAAAACAGATCATATAATTGAACTTCCTAATGATCCTGCATATTCTCTCATGGAAATGCTACGCGCCGCAGAGCTTCCAATATTAGGTACCTGCGGAGGAATGGCGTTGTGCGCTTCCTGTCATATATACATTCTTTCAAGCCATAAATTGCCTAATAAAAATAATGCTGAAGAACAATTACTAGATTCACTTATCAACAGTAAAGAAAATAGTCGACTGGCTTGTCAACTTCATATCCATGAATCTTTAGATCAATTGATCATAGAAATTGCAGAACTCTAA
- a CDS encoding EamA family transporter, producing MPNTNPNQKAYLALVLVCIIWGTTYLVNKLGVTQMPPLFFTSIRQLIAGSILIAFLIIIKGEKWPDKNFLYMQTILGFLLISCGNGLGIFGLQYIDSGISAILATFSPILIAFLMSILKSSHSISRWTWIGLCLGTLGIIIICLQKIGTHPGKSSIIGILFTMASVIAWAFGSVYSKLHKNTYPPFMSAGFQMFIGGIPVFILSLIIEKPLGFQIEQSHLMIWAYTIIIGSLVAYSCYIYALNHLPVTLVSIHTYINPIIAILLGTFILNESLNIYIIIGALVTFTGVYIVTRHRS from the coding sequence ATGCCAAATACGAATCCAAACCAAAAAGCTTATCTGGCATTAGTGCTCGTTTGCATTATTTGGGGAACTACATATTTAGTTAATAAATTAGGAGTAACCCAAATGCCACCTTTGTTTTTTACTTCTATTCGACAATTAATTGCAGGATCTATTTTAATTGCATTTCTTATTATTATCAAAGGTGAAAAATGGCCTGATAAAAATTTTTTATATATGCAAACCATCTTAGGCTTTTTATTAATAAGCTGTGGCAATGGATTAGGCATATTCGGACTTCAATATATTGATAGTGGAATTTCAGCAATACTTGCAACGTTCTCCCCTATTTTAATTGCATTTTTAATGTCCATCTTAAAATCTAGTCATTCCATTTCTCGATGGACTTGGATTGGATTATGTTTAGGCACATTAGGAATCATTATTATTTGCCTTCAAAAAATTGGGACACATCCTGGAAAGAGTTCTATAATTGGAATCTTATTTACGATGGCATCTGTAATTGCGTGGGCATTTGGTTCTGTTTATAGTAAGTTACATAAAAATACCTACCCTCCATTTATGTCTGCAGGCTTTCAAATGTTTATAGGTGGAATTCCTGTGTTTATTCTTTCCTTGATTATCGAAAAGCCCTTAGGATTTCAGATTGAACAAAGCCATTTAATGATCTGGGCATACACCATAATTATTGGATCACTGGTCGCATATTCCTGCTATATCTATGCATTAAATCACTTGCCTGTAACTTTAGTTAGTATTCATACTTATATTAATCCAATTATTGCTATTTTATTAGGAACCTTTATTTTAAATGAATCTCTTAATATTTACATTATCATTGGTGCACTTGTTACATTCACGGGTGTTTATATTGTTACCCGACACCGAAGCTGA
- a CDS encoding mechanosensitive ion channel: MNIFKFVIKIVVLLVLIALQQGLGSELLKSLLANSSIVHSLISFLIFWTSINLVIRFCQFIYRKRKKFGHKYSDNVIIGLQNIYYLLSGIGVAVMVLGFFGFHFHELLTSLSIVAAAIAIISKELVTDVICGFNISFSRELAIGDYVRIGDQKGKVVDLNIHKIVLQNDEDDIIYIANTKAYYSDIVNFTQKEIRKYNLDFIIANSVNLSKAEIEAKINEVLYIYSPHYEAKSSNFRIANLGKDEVRYKLQFKLIRIDPVLEQEIKANILNEIHKMIQRKVFDASL; this comes from the coding sequence ATGAATATTTTTAAATTTGTCATCAAGATTGTTGTTCTGTTAGTATTGATTGCATTGCAACAAGGGCTTGGCTCTGAATTACTTAAGTCATTATTAGCAAATTCCAGTATAGTACATTCCTTGATTAGTTTTCTTATTTTCTGGACTTCTATAAATTTAGTCATTCGTTTTTGCCAATTTATTTATCGAAAACGAAAAAAGTTTGGACATAAATATTCTGACAATGTAATTATTGGTTTGCAAAATATATATTACTTACTGAGTGGAATAGGTGTTGCAGTTATGGTATTAGGCTTTTTTGGCTTTCATTTTCATGAATTGCTAACATCTCTAAGTATTGTGGCAGCAGCTATTGCAATTATTTCTAAAGAACTAGTTACAGATGTCATTTGTGGGTTTAATATTAGCTTTTCAAGAGAATTAGCTATCGGCGACTATGTTAGAATTGGGGATCAAAAAGGAAAAGTTGTTGATCTAAATATACATAAAATAGTATTGCAAAATGATGAAGATGATATTATCTATATTGCGAATACCAAAGCCTATTACAGTGACATTGTAAATTTTACACAAAAGGAAATCAGGAAATACAATTTAGATTTTATAATAGCAAATTCAGTAAATTTATCTAAAGCTGAAATTGAAGCAAAAATTAATGAAGTATTATATATTTATTCGCCGCATTATGAAGCGAAATCAAGTAATTTCAGAATTGCCAATTTGGGAAAGGATGAAGTGCGTTATAAACTTCAGTTTAAATTAATTCGGATCGATCCGGTTTTAGAGCAAGAAATTAAAGCAAATATATTAAATGAAATTCATAAAATGATCCAGCGCAAAGTATTTGATGCCTCATTATAA